One Ruficoccus amylovorans DNA window includes the following coding sequences:
- a CDS encoding lysophospholipid acyltransferase family protein — MNARTLANQENKERREVQRVSGWERLALGLGCLLLKLWLRSLRMRADEHTRKVLGNRKSGVEMLWHNQLFMTPEMARRYMFYPGRRIHALISGSKDGAWLAGVFEAVNVVPIRGSSSWRGTEALREIVRILKDGEDVGITPDGPRGPCYSVQKGALMAAKMARTPVTLIAMNPSRAWRLKSWDRFYIPVPFTRVEVKAVGFSDYEALVKEANAEEPAAYVRRRLLELSGIPDWKPES, encoded by the coding sequence TTGAATGCGCGGACTTTGGCTAATCAGGAAAATAAGGAACGGCGCGAGGTGCAACGCGTCAGCGGGTGGGAACGACTGGCGCTCGGGCTGGGATGTCTGCTGCTCAAGCTCTGGTTGCGCTCGCTGCGCATGCGTGCCGACGAGCACACGCGCAAGGTCTTGGGCAACCGGAAGTCCGGCGTTGAAATGCTCTGGCACAACCAGTTGTTCATGACGCCGGAGATGGCCCGCCGGTACATGTTCTACCCTGGGCGGCGCATCCACGCGCTGATCAGCGGGAGCAAGGACGGGGCCTGGCTGGCTGGAGTTTTCGAGGCGGTCAATGTTGTTCCGATTCGTGGCTCCAGTAGCTGGCGCGGGACCGAGGCGCTGCGCGAGATTGTACGCATCCTGAAGGACGGCGAGGACGTCGGGATTACTCCGGACGGGCCACGCGGTCCCTGCTACAGCGTGCAGAAAGGCGCGCTGATGGCGGCAAAGATGGCGCGCACACCAGTGACGCTCATCGCGATGAATCCCTCCCGCGCCTGGCGGCTCAAGAGCTGGGATCGCTTTTACATCCCGGTGCCGTTCACACGGGTGGAGGTGAAGGCGGTGGGCTTCAGCGACTACGAGGCCCTGGTGAAGGAGGCCAACGCAGAAGAGCCGGCTGCGTATGTACGCCGCCGGCTGCTCGAGCTTTCAGGGATTCCGGACTGGAAGCCGGAGAGTTGA